In the genome of Opitutia bacterium KCR 482, one region contains:
- the prfA gene encoding peptide chain release factor 1, with amino-acid sequence MEGIPPIKPFLDRLADLDKKMAESDFYNDQRAASAVSREHQQLSKLKDLYEQLEKEREQIEENKKIIEENADPEFVELAREDIAELEAKFEPTKNEILKMMIPADPTDSRNTVVEIRAGTGGDEASLFAADLYRMYCRYADSRGWKVENLSSSESPAGGFKEICFLLSGTDVYRSMKYECGTHRVQRVPVTEAAGRIHTSAATVAVLPEAEEVDIHIDPNDIEISIARASGPGGQGVNTTDSAVQILHKPTGMIVKCADERSQLKNKTKALKVLRSRLLEMKQQEEHDKYAANRREQIGSGDRSERIRTYNYPQSRITDHRIGMTIHSLPQFMDGDIDEMIRALEEADYVQKVKALTEK; translated from the coding sequence ATGGAAGGCATACCACCAATCAAACCTTTTCTCGACAGGCTCGCCGATTTGGACAAAAAAATGGCGGAGTCGGATTTCTATAACGACCAACGCGCCGCAAGCGCGGTCTCGCGAGAACACCAGCAACTTTCCAAACTGAAAGACCTCTACGAACAGCTCGAAAAGGAGCGCGAACAAATAGAGGAAAACAAAAAAATCATCGAGGAAAACGCCGACCCCGAATTTGTCGAGCTTGCGCGGGAGGACATCGCCGAGCTTGAAGCGAAATTCGAACCCACGAAAAACGAAATCCTCAAAATGATGATTCCCGCCGACCCCACCGACTCGCGCAATACTGTCGTGGAAATCCGCGCGGGCACGGGCGGAGACGAGGCGTCGCTGTTCGCCGCCGACCTTTACAGAATGTACTGCCGCTATGCCGACTCGCGCGGCTGGAAGGTTGAAAACCTAAGCTCCAGCGAATCGCCCGCGGGCGGCTTCAAGGAAATCTGCTTCCTGCTTTCGGGAACGGACGTCTACCGCTCGATGAAATACGAATGCGGAACGCACCGCGTGCAGCGCGTGCCCGTGACGGAGGCGGCCGGCAGAATCCACACGTCGGCGGCGACGGTCGCGGTTCTCCCGGAAGCCGAGGAGGTCGACATTCACATAGACCCCAACGACATCGAAATTTCAATCGCGCGCGCAAGCGGCCCCGGAGGGCAGGGCGTCAACACGACAGACTCTGCCGTTCAAATTCTCCACAAGCCCACGGGCATGATTGTCAAATGCGCCGACGAACGCTCGCAGCTCAAAAACAAGACAAAGGCACTCAAAGTTCTGCGCTCGCGCCTGCTCGAAATGAAACAGCAGGAAGAGCACGACAAATACGCCGCAAACCGCCGCGAACAAATCGGCTCGGGCGACCGCTCTGAGCGAATCAGAACATACAACTACCCGCAAAGCCGCATTACCGACCACCGAATCGGCATGACAATCCACTCGCTGCCGCAGTTCATGGACGGCGACATCGACGAAATGATCCGCGCCCTTGAAGAGGCGGACTACGTCCAAAAAGTCAAGGCTCTGACGGAAAAATAA
- a CDS encoding inositol monophosphatase, whose product MDKKDSEQYYGIVREVAQAAGDRLKKISERRVNSDAGNDVKLQEDVESELFIREKLAATGVRVVGEEKGGDASLLSSGELYWVVDPIDGTYNFLRGIPGVCVSIGLMSGLTPVVGAIYDFTRNELFLGGKGFPLTVNGEKVSPKWAKSVSQGVLMTGFPSATDYSDDNLKRFVMAAQKFKKVRMCGSAACAMAWVASGRADSYHEERLYLWDVAGGLSLMESVGAAYEVVPQGIPEKPFCISIRAAANREFFI is encoded by the coding sequence ATGGATAAAAAAGATTCCGAACAGTATTACGGCATTGTCCGCGAAGTCGCGCAGGCGGCGGGCGACAGGCTCAAAAAAATTTCCGAACGCCGCGTCAATTCGGACGCAGGCAACGACGTAAAACTTCAAGAGGACGTGGAAAGCGAACTGTTTATCCGCGAAAAGCTCGCGGCCACCGGCGTGCGCGTCGTGGGCGAGGAAAAGGGCGGCGACGCCTCTCTGCTTTCTTCGGGCGAATTGTACTGGGTTGTCGATCCCATCGACGGCACCTACAACTTTTTGCGCGGTATCCCAGGTGTGTGCGTGAGCATCGGGCTGATGTCGGGACTTACTCCCGTGGTCGGCGCGATTTACGATTTCACCCGCAACGAGCTGTTCTTAGGAGGCAAGGGCTTCCCGCTTACGGTAAACGGCGAAAAGGTCTCGCCGAAATGGGCGAAGAGCGTCTCGCAGGGAGTCCTCATGACGGGCTTCCCGAGCGCGACGGACTACTCGGACGACAATCTCAAACGCTTCGTCATGGCGGCGCAGAAGTTCAAGAAAGTCAGAATGTGCGGCAGCGCGGCGTGCGCAATGGCGTGGGTGGCGTCGGGACGCGCGGACTCGTACCATGAAGAGCGTCTGTATTTGTGGGACGTCGCGGGCGGGCTTTCGCTGATGGAGTCGGTCGGCGCGGCGTACGAAGTCGTTCCGCAGGGCATACCCGAAAAGCCTTTCTGCATTTCGATTCGCGCGGCGGCAAACAGGGAATTTTTTATCTAA